A stretch of DNA from Mycolicibacterium celeriflavum:
CGCTCTGCAGGCGTTGGACCGGCTCGGTCCCAGTCGGGTCACCGAGTTGGGCGACGAACTCGGCATGCTGCCGTCCACCGCAAGCAGGCTCAGCGACCGACTCGCCGACGCTGGATACATCACTCGTCGGGTCGCACCGACCAACCGGCGCGCGACGCTGTTGGAGTTGACCGACAGCGGCCGCGCCGTGCTCGACGAGCTCATCGCCCTTCGTGTGCATGCGTTCGGCGAGGTGACGCGTCATATCAGCCAAACCGATTGCGCCGCGTTGATTCAAGGCGCACGCGCGTTCACTGCCGCGCACCGCAAACTATCCGAACGGTCGGAAACCGACGACCCTGATCGCCTCAGGCGAGTTCGGTGAACGCCACGACCGGAATCCGTC
This window harbors:
- a CDS encoding MarR family winged helix-turn-helix transcriptional regulator: MNTTPVGPTDPTRQPDEFLTELERATRGLLDVNVLVLDRMEKRIGLAPLRALQALDRLGPSRVTELGDELGMLPSTASRLSDRLADAGYITRRVAPTNRRATLLELTDSGRAVLDELIALRVHAFGEVTRHISQTDCAALIQGARAFTAAHRKLSERSETDDPDRLRRVR